One Streptomyces sp. RPA4-2 genomic window carries:
- a CDS encoding cytochrome P450: MTTTDHDDTAVLDAAFKADAHDRYAELRARGPIHKMQILRGLDTWVVVDHDLAKAALTHPALLKDATPAAEALEAVGFTAHRPESGLGANMLNADPPDHTRLRGLVAAAFTRPRIEALRPRVAEIAEGLADAMAPLGTADLVRSFTGPLPVQVISELLGVPEEGRASFRAWTSQALGSQAEMQREAFVKLNGYLAELVAEKQRSPGDDLLSALTAVYDQRDGRLSRAELVGTANLLVVAGHDTTVNLLGNAMVALLRHPEQALRLRERPELLPGAVEELLRFDPPVEFTPMRYAAEEITLGGARIPRGGAVVVALTSVGRADPAMTETERDVLDVSRPDVRHLSFGHGIHHCLGAPLARLEAEVGLETLLRRFPDLATAVPPADIPWIPVGLMRGPVSLSVTFTPAPATD; encoded by the coding sequence ATGACCACGACCGACCACGACGACACAGCCGTGCTGGACGCCGCCTTCAAGGCCGACGCGCACGACCGGTACGCGGAACTGCGTGCCCGCGGTCCCATCCACAAGATGCAGATCCTGCGCGGCCTCGACACCTGGGTGGTGGTGGACCACGACCTGGCGAAGGCCGCTCTGACCCACCCCGCTCTGCTCAAGGACGCGACGCCGGCCGCCGAGGCCCTCGAAGCGGTCGGATTCACCGCTCATCGGCCGGAGTCCGGTCTGGGTGCCAACATGCTCAACGCCGACCCGCCCGACCACACCCGGCTGCGCGGTCTGGTCGCGGCCGCGTTCACCAGGCCCCGGATCGAGGCGCTGCGGCCGCGCGTCGCCGAGATCGCCGAGGGCCTCGCCGACGCGATGGCGCCGCTGGGCACCGCCGATCTCGTCCGGTCGTTCACCGGCCCGCTTCCCGTCCAGGTCATCTCGGAACTGCTGGGCGTGCCGGAGGAGGGCCGCGCCTCGTTCCGCGCCTGGACGTCCCAGGCCCTCGGTTCGCAGGCGGAGATGCAACGGGAGGCCTTCGTCAAGCTCAACGGCTATCTGGCCGAACTCGTCGCCGAGAAACAGCGTTCACCCGGTGACGACCTGCTGTCCGCCCTCACCGCGGTGTACGACCAGCGGGACGGCCGGCTGTCCAGGGCCGAGCTGGTGGGCACCGCGAACCTCCTGGTGGTGGCCGGTCACGACACGACGGTGAACCTCCTGGGCAACGCCATGGTGGCGCTGTTACGCCACCCCGAGCAGGCACTGCGGCTGCGCGAGCGGCCGGAGCTGCTGCCCGGCGCCGTCGAGGAGTTACTGCGGTTCGATCCGCCGGTCGAGTTCACACCGATGCGGTACGCGGCCGAGGAGATCACCCTCGGCGGCGCCCGGATCCCGCGCGGAGGCGCCGTCGTGGTGGCACTGACCTCGGTCGGACGAGCCGATCCCGCCATGACGGAGACGGAACGCGACGTCCTCGACGTGAGCCGCCCCGACGTCCGTCACCTGTCGTTCGGACACGGCATCCACCACTGCCTCGGCGCGCCGCTCGCCCGGCTGGAGGCGGAGGTCGGCCTCGAGACACTCCTGCGACGCTTCCCGGATCTGGCCACGGCGGTGCCGCCGGCCGACATTCCGTGGATACCCGTCGGCCTCATGCGCGGACCGGTCAGCCTGTCCGTGACCTTCACCCCGGCCCCCGCGACGGACTAG
- the aceB gene encoding malate synthase A translates to MSAPAPSPLAIVDAEPLPRQEEVLTDAALAFVAELHRLFTPRRDELLARRAKRRAEIARTSTLDFLPETAAIRADDSWKVAPAPAALNDRRVEITGPTDRKMTVNALNSGARVWLADFEDASAPTWENVVTGQLNLTDAYTRNIDFTDPRSGKSYALKADEDLATVVVRPRGWHLNERHLVAADGTAVPGALVDFGLYFFHNARRLIDLGKGPYFYLPKTESHLEARLWNDVFVFAQDYVGIPQGTVRATVLIETITAAYEMDEILYELRDHASGLNAGRWDYLFSIIKNFRDGGQKFVLPDRNAVTMTAPFMRAYTELLVRTCHRRGAHAIGGMAAFIPSRRDEEVNKVAFEKVKADKDREAGDGFDGSWVAHPDLVPIAMASFDAVLGDRPNQKDRLREDVSVAAGDLIAVDSLDAKPTYGGLVNAVQVGIRYIEAWLRGLGAVAIFNLMEDAATAEISRSQIWQWINAGVVFENGESATPELARKIAAEELAAIRAEIGEEAFAAGNWQRAHDLLLTVSLDEDYADFLTLPAYEQLAG, encoded by the coding sequence ATGTCCGCACCAGCGCCGTCCCCGCTGGCCATCGTCGACGCCGAGCCCCTGCCCCGGCAGGAAGAGGTCCTCACGGACGCGGCCCTCGCCTTCGTGGCCGAGCTGCACCGGCTGTTCACGCCCCGGCGTGACGAGCTCCTCGCCCGCCGCGCGAAGCGCCGCGCCGAGATCGCCCGCACCTCCACGCTCGACTTCCTCCCGGAGACCGCCGCGATCCGCGCGGACGACTCCTGGAAGGTGGCGCCGGCCCCGGCGGCCCTGAACGACCGCCGGGTGGAGATCACCGGCCCCACCGACCGCAAGATGACCGTCAACGCCCTCAACTCGGGGGCCAGGGTGTGGCTCGCGGACTTCGAGGACGCCTCCGCGCCCACCTGGGAGAACGTGGTCACCGGCCAGCTCAACCTGACCGACGCCTACACCCGGAACATCGACTTCACGGACCCGAGGTCCGGTAAGTCGTACGCCCTGAAGGCGGACGAGGACCTCGCGACCGTCGTCGTGCGACCCCGCGGCTGGCACCTGAACGAGCGTCACCTCGTCGCCGCCGACGGCACCGCCGTGCCCGGCGCGCTCGTCGACTTCGGCCTGTACTTCTTCCACAACGCGCGGCGGCTGATCGACCTCGGCAAGGGCCCGTACTTCTATCTCCCGAAGACGGAGTCGCACCTGGAGGCCCGCCTCTGGAACGACGTCTTCGTCTTCGCGCAGGACTACGTCGGCATCCCGCAGGGCACGGTCCGCGCGACCGTCCTGATCGAGACGATCACGGCCGCGTACGAGATGGACGAGATCCTCTACGAACTCCGTGACCACGCCTCCGGGTTGAACGCCGGCCGCTGGGACTACCTCTTCTCCATCATCAAGAACTTCCGTGACGGCGGGCAGAAGTTCGTACTGCCAGACCGCAACGCGGTGACGATGACGGCCCCGTTCATGCGCGCCTACACCGAGCTCCTCGTGCGCACCTGTCACCGGCGCGGCGCGCACGCCATCGGCGGTATGGCGGCGTTCATCCCGTCGCGGCGCGACGAGGAGGTCAACAAGGTCGCGTTCGAGAAGGTCAAGGCCGACAAGGACCGCGAGGCGGGCGACGGGTTCGACGGGTCGTGGGTGGCCCATCCGGACCTCGTCCCGATCGCGATGGCCTCCTTCGACGCGGTCCTCGGCGACCGGCCGAACCAGAAGGACCGGCTGCGCGAGGACGTGTCGGTCGCCGCCGGTGACCTGATCGCCGTCGACTCGCTCGACGCCAAGCCCACCTACGGCGGTCTGGTCAACGCCGTCCAGGTCGGCATCCGTTACATCGAGGCGTGGCTGCGCGGCCTCGGCGCGGTCGCCATCTTCAACCTGATGGAGGACGCGGCGACGGCGGAGATCTCCCGCTCGCAGATCTGGCAGTGGATCAACGCGGGAGTCGTCTTCGAGAACGGTGAGAGCGCCACGCCGGAACTCGCCCGCAAGATCGCCGCCGAGGAACTGGCCGCCATCCGCGCCGAGATCGGCGAGGAGGCCTTCGCCGCGGGCAACTGGCAGCGGGCGCACGACCTGCTGCTGACGGTGTCCCTGGACGAGGACTACGCGGACTTCCTCACGCTGCCCGCCTACGAGCAGCTGGCCGGCTGA
- a CDS encoding IucA/IucC family protein: MHRPPMPEAEAALADELGSVRPDLSAPYADGLPGARAAVLTRLWRALAHEPLPWIARRERGREGLTLHLTDGRRLHGPHADPYATAAYVTELRLDDRPYDRPDRLMTALAVPHAPAFAAELGHSAASLALSRAHSAPVGREPAASWEWEQRVVDGHPYHPNCRSRPGFSAAEQLAYGPEHRPVVELGLLAVDDCLVRGEWPKWLRDEDRVLIPVHPWQAAHVLDRRDQEGFPAHPLMSLRTLALPDGPHVKTALSARLTSSVRDISVYSIETSATVSAFAEEIAGRTDGLLHVTRTLGAVSAHSPALAAVLRESPDLYADAGERVVPVAALAATGLPRSPGWTARFARLALTVGLRLLDLGVALEAHGQNLLVVLSGAGEPLRLVYRDLADIRVSPVRLARHGIAAPAMSGRIVTDDETTLRRKLFGSLVAGALGATAGSSAVLREDLASVVGDLPRTPDLTALLDGPLPTKALTLMRLSPETPGDIWARLPNPFTGRPS; this comes from the coding sequence GTGCACCGTCCCCCCATGCCCGAGGCCGAAGCCGCGCTCGCCGACGAACTGGGCAGCGTGCGCCCGGACCTGTCGGCGCCGTACGCGGACGGCCTCCCCGGCGCCCGGGCCGCCGTGCTGACCCGGTTGTGGCGGGCGCTGGCCCATGAGCCGCTGCCGTGGATCGCGCGCCGCGAGCGGGGGCGCGAGGGTCTCACGCTGCACCTCACGGACGGGCGGCGGCTGCACGGCCCGCACGCGGACCCGTACGCCACCGCCGCGTACGTCACCGAGCTGCGGCTCGACGACCGGCCGTACGACCGTCCGGACCGGCTGATGACGGCCCTGGCCGTCCCGCACGCCCCCGCCTTCGCGGCCGAACTCGGCCACAGCGCCGCTTCGTTGGCCCTCTCCCGCGCACATTCCGCTCCGGTCGGCCGGGAACCCGCGGCGAGCTGGGAGTGGGAGCAGCGGGTGGTCGACGGGCACCCCTACCATCCGAACTGCCGCTCCCGCCCCGGGTTCTCGGCGGCCGAGCAGCTCGCGTACGGCCCGGAGCACCGGCCGGTCGTGGAGCTGGGGCTGCTCGCCGTGGACGACTGCCTGGTGCGCGGCGAGTGGCCCAAGTGGCTGCGGGACGAGGACCGTGTGCTGATCCCGGTGCACCCCTGGCAGGCGGCGCACGTCCTCGACCGGCGTGACCAAGAGGGTTTCCCCGCGCATCCGTTGATGTCGCTGCGGACCCTGGCGCTGCCGGACGGCCCGCATGTCAAGACGGCCCTGAGCGCCCGGCTGACGTCCTCCGTCCGGGACATCTCGGTCTACTCGATCGAGACGTCGGCGACGGTCTCGGCGTTCGCGGAGGAGATCGCGGGCCGTACGGACGGTCTGCTGCACGTGACCCGCACCCTGGGTGCCGTGTCCGCCCACTCCCCCGCGCTGGCGGCGGTGCTGCGCGAGTCGCCGGACCTGTACGCCGACGCCGGCGAGCGCGTCGTCCCGGTGGCGGCCCTGGCGGCCACCGGGCTCCCCCGGTCCCCGGGCTGGACGGCGCGGTTCGCCCGTCTCGCGCTCACCGTCGGACTGCGGCTGCTCGACCTGGGGGTGGCCCTGGAGGCGCACGGACAGAACCTCCTGGTCGTGCTGTCCGGCGCGGGGGAACCGCTGCGGCTCGTCTACCGCGACCTGGCGGACATCCGCGTCAGCCCGGTCCGGCTGGCCCGGCACGGCATCGCGGCCCCCGCGATGTCCGGACGGATCGTCACGGACGACGAGACCACGCTGCGCCGGAAGCTGTTCGGCTCGCTGGTCGCCGGCGCGTTGGGCGCGACGGCGGGTTCCTCGGCCGTGCTGCGCGAGGACCTGGCGAGCGTGGTGGGCGACCTGCCCCGCACCCCCGACCTCACGGCGCTGCTCGACGGGCCCCTGCCGACCAAGGCGTTGACCCTGATGAGGCTGTCCCCGGAGACTCCCGGGGACATCTGGGCGCGGCTTCCCAACCCGTTCACCGGACGCCCGTCCTGA
- a CDS encoding NTP transferase domain-containing protein translates to MTHREDQVAGLLLAAGGGRRLGGRPKALLEHRGRPLVEHAVGVLRAAGCTRVHVVLGADASVVRERARLDGCVLVDNPEWERGMGSSLRAGLGSLDGTGARAALVSLVDQPGIGPRAFARVLAAYRDETSLVSAAYDGTRGHPVLFGAAHWAGVAASATGDRGARAYLKERDAAITLVECGDVARPYDIDTEDDLGHLE, encoded by the coding sequence ATGACGCACAGGGAAGACCAGGTCGCCGGGCTGCTCCTCGCGGCGGGCGGGGGGCGACGGCTCGGCGGGCGGCCCAAGGCGCTGCTCGAACACCGGGGGCGCCCCCTCGTGGAGCACGCGGTCGGGGTGCTGCGAGCGGCCGGGTGCACGCGCGTCCACGTGGTGCTGGGGGCGGACGCCTCCGTCGTACGGGAGCGGGCACGGCTCGACGGATGCGTGCTCGTCGACAACCCGGAGTGGGAGCGCGGGATGGGTTCGTCGCTGCGGGCCGGGCTCGGCTCGCTCGACGGCACGGGCGCGCGGGCCGCGCTGGTCTCGCTGGTCGACCAGCCCGGCATCGGGCCCAGGGCGTTCGCCCGGGTGCTCGCCGCGTACCGGGACGAGACCTCCCTGGTCTCGGCCGCGTACGACGGTACGCGTGGCCATCCCGTCCTCTTCGGCGCCGCCCACTGGGCGGGCGTCGCGGCGAGTGCGACCGGCGACCGGGGGGCACGTGCCTATCTCAAGGAGCGGGACGCGGCGATCACCCTCGTCGAGTGCGGGGACGTGGCGAGGCCGTACGACATCGACACGGAGGACGATCTGGGACACCTTGAGTGA
- a CDS encoding SelT/SelW/SelH family protein: MSTHRVQIEYCTQCRWLPRAAWLAQELLTTFETELGELSLKPGTGGVFVVRVDDEIVWDRRDQGFPEPTAVKRLVRDRVAPGRSLGHSER; the protein is encoded by the coding sequence GTGAGCACTCACCGCGTGCAGATCGAGTACTGCACCCAGTGCCGCTGGCTCCCCCGTGCGGCCTGGCTGGCGCAGGAACTGCTCACCACGTTCGAGACCGAACTGGGTGAGCTGTCCCTCAAGCCCGGCACGGGCGGCGTCTTCGTCGTCCGCGTCGACGACGAGATCGTCTGGGACCGCCGCGATCAGGGCTTCCCGGAGCCCACGGCGGTCAAGAGGCTCGTACGCGACCGAGTGGCCCCGGGCAGGTCCCTGGGCCACTCGGAGCGATGA
- a CDS encoding IucA/IucC family protein, with the protein MDRVDSMPPRLPPPAGSDREGEDAADAYAAAPLLNCLLREVAEPAGDRGTFRLRASGRLMRVRGTRRPRAPEVYADGAWQRLDHTALVELTAEELLLLTRLPNSELPAEMTDSRDTVAALLAARSVATPPADPYVRSEQSLITGHPYHPAPKTRGGGPAAGWLPYAPEAYARFPLELLGVREDTVVEEGDTTPLDVLGRAPDGYRLLPAHPWQLDLVGSRPAIRDAFADGRLVRLGRTARPLWPTAAIRTLYAPEDDLFVKFSLDVRITNDIRRLWRHDLLKLRRTDAATAAAFTAMSAPAAWLSDRGYRTADFAFEELAVLVRDGLREHVAPGTTPLLAAALVEGFAGSPLDGLGDPSAWWTAYLRQVVPPVLEAFARHGVVLEAHLQNTLVAVDAAGTPVQALFRDAEGVKLLTDVDRAAGWERLVYCLIVNNVIELAALLAERHPGWDPWPAVRTVLAGHGLPGITDAVTDLLTAPTLPGKTNLLLRWTGADGADARYLPLPNPLAGD; encoded by the coding sequence ATGGACCGCGTGGACTCCATGCCGCCGAGACTGCCTCCGCCCGCCGGGAGCGACCGAGAGGGCGAAGACGCCGCCGACGCGTACGCCGCGGCGCCGCTGCTCAATTGTCTGCTGCGGGAGGTGGCGGAGCCCGCCGGGGACCGCGGTACGTTCCGGCTCCGGGCCAGTGGCCGGCTGATGCGGGTGCGGGGCACACGACGGCCCCGCGCTCCCGAGGTGTACGCCGACGGTGCCTGGCAGCGCCTCGACCACACCGCCCTGGTCGAGCTCACGGCGGAGGAACTGCTGCTCCTCACCCGTCTGCCCAACTCCGAGCTGCCCGCGGAGATGACCGACAGCCGTGACACGGTGGCCGCGCTGCTCGCCGCGCGCTCGGTCGCGACGCCGCCCGCCGACCCGTACGTGCGCTCCGAGCAGTCCCTGATCACCGGGCATCCGTACCACCCGGCGCCCAAGACGCGCGGTGGCGGCCCCGCCGCCGGCTGGCTGCCGTACGCGCCCGAGGCGTACGCCCGCTTCCCGCTGGAGCTGCTCGGCGTGCGCGAGGACACGGTCGTCGAGGAGGGCGACACGACGCCGCTCGACGTCCTCGGGCGGGCGCCGGACGGCTACCGGCTGCTGCCGGCCCACCCCTGGCAGCTCGACCTGGTCGGCTCGCGCCCGGCGATCCGGGACGCCTTCGCCGACGGCCGGCTGGTCCGCCTGGGCCGCACGGCGCGCCCACTGTGGCCGACGGCCGCCATCCGCACGCTGTACGCCCCCGAGGACGACCTCTTCGTCAAGTTCAGCCTCGACGTGCGCATCACCAACGACATCCGCCGGCTGTGGCGGCACGACCTGCTGAAGCTGCGCCGCACGGACGCGGCGACCGCGGCGGCCTTCACCGCCATGAGCGCCCCCGCCGCCTGGCTGAGCGACCGCGGGTACCGCACCGCCGACTTCGCCTTCGAGGAGCTCGCCGTCCTCGTCCGCGACGGACTGCGCGAGCATGTCGCTCCGGGCACCACACCACTGCTCGCGGCCGCCCTGGTGGAGGGCTTCGCGGGCAGCCCCCTCGACGGTCTCGGTGATCCGTCCGCCTGGTGGACGGCGTATCTGCGCCAGGTCGTACCGCCGGTGCTGGAGGCGTTCGCGCGACACGGCGTCGTCCTGGAGGCGCACCTGCAGAACACCCTGGTGGCCGTGGACGCCGCCGGCACGCCCGTGCAGGCGCTGTTCCGGGACGCGGAGGGCGTGAAACTGCTGACGGACGTGGACCGGGCCGCCGGGTGGGAGCGGCTGGTCTACTGCCTGATCGTCAACAACGTGATCGAGCTGGCCGCCCTGCTCGCGGAGCGGCACCCGGGCTGGGACCCCTGGCCCGCCGTACGGACCGTACTGGCCGGTCACGGCCTGCCCGGGATCACGGACGCGGTCACGGACCTGCTCACCGCCCCCACTCTCCCCGGCAAGACGAACCTGCTGCTCCGCTGGACCGGCGCGGACGGCGCCGACGCCCGCTACCTGCCGCTGCCGAACCCGCTGGCCGGCGACTGA
- a CDS encoding DUF5955 family protein: MLRSLGQRSVTGSDEDPRVAELRTAVSRLRRELAVHPAEFPDRGIAEDELAALAAMALSGAPEIPRLRRSLLLIAGAIGSVSALATGLAEVRGAVELFGRPPTR, translated from the coding sequence GTGTTGCGGAGCTTGGGGCAGAGGTCAGTGACCGGCAGCGACGAGGACCCGAGAGTGGCGGAACTGCGGACCGCCGTCTCCCGGCTGCGCCGTGAACTCGCGGTGCACCCGGCGGAGTTCCCCGACCGGGGCATCGCCGAGGACGAACTCGCGGCGCTCGCCGCGATGGCCCTCAGCGGCGCCCCCGAGATCCCGCGGCTGCGCCGCTCCCTGCTGCTGATCGCGGGCGCGATCGGCTCGGTCAGCGCGCTGGCGACAGGCCTCGCGGAGGTGCGCGGCGCGGTCGAGCTGTTCGGACGGCCGCCGACGCGGTAG
- a CDS encoding crotonase/enoyl-CoA hydratase family protein, with protein MDTQAPVMVTEPRPGVLLITLNRPRVRNAVDQALAKAMDTALVRLETDPALNVGILTGTGGHFCSGMDLKAFPTDGVPVVADRGLAGLTRAHLRKPLIAAVEGAAVAGGFELALACDLITAADSAFFALPEVARGLIAAEGGAIRLPGRLPYHVAMEMLLTAAPLPAPDAARHGLVNQLTREGEALHAALVLAERVQTHPQDAVLTTKQIVHRTRGLDDDTAYAVQDPLSAPVFTTAAATEGAHAFTQKRPPAWHR; from the coding sequence ATGGACACCCAAGCCCCCGTGATGGTGACCGAACCACGCCCCGGCGTCCTGCTCATCACCCTCAACAGGCCCCGCGTCCGTAACGCCGTCGACCAGGCACTGGCCAAGGCCATGGACACGGCCCTCGTCCGGCTGGAGACCGATCCGGCGTTGAACGTCGGCATTCTGACCGGAACAGGCGGCCACTTCTGCTCGGGCATGGACCTCAAAGCCTTCCCCACCGACGGCGTCCCCGTCGTCGCCGACCGCGGGCTCGCGGGGCTGACCCGCGCGCACCTCCGCAAGCCGCTCATCGCGGCCGTGGAGGGCGCGGCCGTCGCCGGCGGTTTCGAACTCGCCCTCGCCTGCGATCTCATCACCGCCGCCGACTCCGCGTTCTTCGCGCTGCCCGAAGTCGCCCGCGGCCTCATCGCCGCCGAAGGCGGAGCCATCCGCCTGCCCGGGCGCCTCCCGTACCACGTGGCCATGGAGATGCTCCTGACCGCGGCTCCCCTGCCCGCCCCGGACGCGGCCCGCCACGGACTCGTCAACCAGCTCACCCGCGAAGGCGAAGCCCTCCACGCGGCCCTCGTCCTGGCCGAACGCGTCCAGACCCACCCCCAGGACGCCGTCCTCACCACGAAACAGATCGTCCACAGAACCCGCGGCCTCGACGACGACACCGCCTACGCCGTCCAAGACCCGCTCAGCGCCCCCGTGTTCACCACCGCGGCCGCCACCGAAGGCGCCCACGCGTTCACCCAGAAACGTCCACCCGCCTGGCACCGGTGA
- a CDS encoding HipA family kinase — protein MMREVTTTRYIAPLHEGGSLPGLVEADDLGTYVVKFTGSAQGRKALVAEVIVGELARALGLRFPELVLVHFDPAVAEDEPHQEVQDLLRASAGVNLGMDYLPGARDFTPEVARTFSVDPLEAGRVIWLDALTVNVDRTVHSSNLMIWPTFGIAPPRLWLIDHGAALVFHHRWDASAPEKAYDFRHHALGGCAPDTEAADAELAPKVSEALLREVTAQVPDAWLADEPGFATPDEARDAYVGYLLARVKASAAWLPTDFPSREQLAAEDADRAARTERERPNWLKRVPDLHGKPAAEQDWSVHLE, from the coding sequence ATGATGAGAGAGGTCACCACAACTCGCTACATCGCGCCCCTGCACGAGGGCGGCTCGTTGCCGGGACTCGTCGAGGCCGATGACCTGGGCACGTACGTCGTGAAGTTCACGGGCTCCGCGCAGGGCCGCAAGGCGCTGGTCGCCGAGGTGATCGTCGGTGAGCTGGCGCGCGCCCTCGGGCTCCGCTTCCCCGAGCTGGTCCTCGTGCACTTCGACCCCGCGGTCGCGGAGGACGAGCCCCACCAGGAGGTCCAGGACCTGCTGCGCGCCAGCGCCGGGGTGAACCTCGGGATGGATTATCTGCCGGGCGCGCGGGACTTCACCCCGGAGGTCGCCAGGACCTTCTCCGTCGACCCGCTGGAGGCGGGCAGGGTGATCTGGCTGGACGCCCTGACGGTCAACGTCGACCGCACGGTGCACAGCTCGAACCTGATGATCTGGCCCACGTTCGGCATCGCGCCGCCGCGCCTGTGGCTGATCGACCACGGCGCCGCCCTCGTCTTCCACCACCGCTGGGACGCCTCCGCGCCGGAGAAGGCCTACGACTTCCGGCACCACGCGCTCGGCGGCTGCGCCCCGGACACCGAGGCGGCGGACGCCGAGCTGGCACCCAAGGTGTCGGAGGCGCTGCTGCGGGAGGTCACGGCCCAGGTGCCGGACGCCTGGCTCGCGGACGAGCCCGGTTTCGCGACCCCGGACGAGGCCCGGGACGCGTACGTCGGCTACCTCCTCGCCCGGGTGAAGGCGTCGGCGGCCTGGCTGCCCACGGACTTCCCGAGCCGCGAACAGCTCGCCGCCGAGGACGCGGACCGGGCGGCGCGGACCGAGCGTGAGCGGCCGAACTGGCTCAAGCGGGTGCCGGACCTGCACGGCAAACCGGCGGCGGAACAGGATTGGTCGGTGCACCTCGAATGA
- a CDS encoding cytochrome P450: protein MPAPAVPSPPPDLSAVRVRDPYPFFAWLRRHSPAHADRRPGRPTVWQISRYDDVRALLSDGRLSKDPARVSGYVAGPTGLNRHLVHADPPDHTRLRTLVNAAFVPRRIAQLEPFIADTANRLLDRIEQHTHVDVIADFAAPLTFRMICAILGVPDELDNAATRDTLMATIAPAPGLDPARMEAGLHALLDSLIADKRAGAERSGVDLLGALVRASDDSGAMSEEELRSTAYLLLLVGHDTTMNLIGNGMLALLRHPGEAARLTGPKAGAGLVASAVEELLRYDSPVRDATFRCAAQPFTLHGRLIAEGDIVSLLIGSANRDEARFTDADLLDVSRTPNDHLAFGFGPHFCIGAALARLEGSVAFPLLLERLGPVTLAKPADELPWRPARVMRGLAALPVVRS, encoded by the coding sequence GTGCCCGCTCCCGCAGTGCCGTCCCCGCCCCCCGATCTGTCGGCCGTCCGGGTACGGGACCCCTACCCCTTCTTCGCGTGGCTGCGCCGGCACTCGCCCGCCCACGCCGACCGCAGACCCGGGCGTCCCACCGTGTGGCAGATCTCCCGCTACGACGATGTCCGCGCGCTGCTGAGCGACGGGCGGCTGAGCAAGGACCCCGCCCGGGTATCCGGCTACGTCGCGGGGCCGACCGGGCTGAACCGACACCTGGTCCACGCCGATCCCCCGGACCACACCCGGCTGCGGACGCTGGTGAACGCCGCGTTCGTACCCCGGCGTATCGCGCAACTGGAACCGTTCATCGCGGACACCGCGAACCGGCTGCTCGACCGGATCGAGCAGCACACGCACGTGGACGTGATCGCGGATTTCGCGGCGCCTCTGACCTTCCGGATGATCTGCGCGATCCTCGGTGTCCCCGACGAACTCGACAACGCGGCGACCCGGGACACCCTGATGGCCACCATCGCCCCCGCCCCGGGCCTGGACCCCGCCCGGATGGAAGCCGGTCTGCACGCCCTGCTGGACAGCCTGATCGCCGACAAACGCGCGGGCGCCGAGCGCAGCGGAGTGGACCTGCTGGGCGCTCTCGTGAGGGCCAGTGACGACAGCGGGGCGATGAGCGAGGAGGAACTGCGCTCCACCGCCTACCTCCTGCTGCTGGTGGGCCACGACACCACCATGAACCTCATCGGCAACGGCATGCTCGCCCTGCTCCGCCACCCCGGCGAGGCCGCCCGGCTCACCGGACCGAAGGCAGGAGCCGGCCTGGTCGCCTCCGCCGTCGAGGAACTGCTGCGCTACGACTCCCCGGTGCGGGACGCCACGTTCCGGTGCGCCGCGCAACCGTTCACTCTCCACGGCCGGCTGATCGCCGAGGGCGACATCGTCAGTCTCCTGATCGGCTCCGCCAACCGCGACGAGGCCCGCTTCACCGACGCGGACCTGCTCGATGTGAGCCGCACGCCCAACGACCACCTCGCCTTCGGCTTCGGGCCGCACTTCTGTATCGGCGCCGCCCTGGCCCGCCTCGAAGGCTCCGTCGCCTTCCCGCTGCTGCTCGAACGCCTGGGCCCCGTCACGCTGGCCAAACCGGCCGACGAGTTGCCCTGGCGGCCCGCCCGGGTGATGCGCGGACTGGCCGCGCTGCCCGTCGTACGGAGCTGA